One window of Stenotrophomonas indicatrix genomic DNA carries:
- the gspD gene encoding type II secretion system secretin GspD, with protein sequence MKAMRSLGCSAVLALVVGLAHLPAAVQAQDASGEPVQLNLVDTDIGGVLRMAARFTGRQFLVDPRVTGKMTVVSDGPVSRGQAYQLLLGALRMRGFAVVESGGVSRVVPQADAKLLGGRVGAGGAGGEIATRTFALRYESAAALVAVLRPMITADNPITANPGNNTLVITDYADNLERIARVIASVDTPAGMDTDVVKLQQGIAVDVAAMVAPLLDAQGAEPAQKVVVMADPRSNSVLLRSSSPGRTRLARQLVEKLDKAQDESGNLHVVYLRNAQATQLAGVLRGVVAGQSDAPAMGSTDGITALPGETSRNASTPAQPAQGKSKGNALESPRLDPGRRDPIDAGSSGFSQNGISVQADIATNTLLISAPEPVYRNLRRVIDQLDQRRAQVLVESLIVEVNQTDAAELGVQWMLGNGRTFGGTHFGGTTGGSGISTTARTTLDVLPKDGLNIGVIDGTINLPGVGQILNMKALANALQSKGGANILSTPNLMTLDNEAASIMVGQTVPFVSGRYVTDGGGGSNNPFQTIEREDVGLKLRVRPQISEGGTVKLDIYQEVSSIDAQSSGSAGIITNKRALDTSVLLDDGQIMVLGGLLEDSVSHGRDAVPGLGKIPVLGALFRSDTRKRAKTNLMVFLRPHVVRDPAAGQRLTRDRYDYMRNAQAAAQPVQSWALPALSAPQLPPQDLSVLGQGNARDGQGQPPQNGSLAALYPASEGNVQVVQFAQGLDAARATQAVAQVRALGLQAYAETTPGETGQRLRVRVTRDPATLDPALQQLRGLGYTPELVIGP encoded by the coding sequence ATGAAGGCGATGCGCAGCCTGGGCTGCAGCGCGGTACTGGCACTGGTGGTGGGCCTGGCCCATCTTCCGGCAGCGGTGCAGGCGCAGGACGCCAGTGGCGAACCGGTGCAGCTGAACCTGGTGGACACCGACATCGGCGGGGTACTGCGCATGGCGGCGCGCTTCACCGGCCGCCAGTTCCTGGTCGACCCACGGGTGACCGGCAAGATGACCGTTGTCTCCGATGGGCCGGTCAGCCGTGGGCAGGCTTACCAGCTGCTGCTGGGTGCATTGCGCATGCGCGGCTTTGCCGTGGTTGAAAGTGGAGGCGTCAGCCGGGTGGTGCCGCAGGCCGATGCCAAGCTGCTGGGCGGGCGCGTTGGTGCCGGCGGTGCGGGAGGCGAGATAGCCACGCGCACGTTTGCCCTGCGCTACGAAAGCGCGGCGGCGCTGGTGGCGGTGCTGCGGCCGATGATCACCGCGGACAATCCGATCACCGCGAACCCCGGCAACAACACGCTGGTCATCACCGACTACGCCGACAACCTGGAGCGCATCGCGCGGGTAATCGCCAGCGTGGATACGCCAGCCGGCATGGACACCGACGTGGTCAAGCTGCAGCAGGGCATTGCCGTGGACGTGGCGGCGATGGTCGCACCATTGCTGGATGCGCAGGGCGCGGAGCCGGCGCAGAAGGTGGTGGTGATGGCCGACCCGCGCAGCAACAGCGTGCTGCTGCGCTCCAGCAGCCCGGGCCGCACGCGCCTGGCGCGGCAGCTGGTGGAGAAGCTGGACAAGGCCCAGGATGAGTCCGGCAACCTGCATGTGGTGTACCTGCGCAATGCCCAGGCCACCCAGCTGGCCGGGGTGCTGCGTGGCGTGGTAGCAGGGCAGAGCGACGCGCCGGCGATGGGCAGCACCGATGGCATCACCGCATTGCCGGGCGAGACCAGTCGCAACGCCAGCACGCCGGCGCAACCCGCACAGGGCAAGAGCAAGGGCAATGCGCTGGAATCGCCACGGCTTGACCCGGGTCGTCGTGATCCGATCGATGCCGGCAGCAGCGGTTTCAGCCAGAACGGCATCTCGGTGCAGGCTGACATCGCCACCAACACCTTGCTGATTTCCGCCCCGGAGCCGGTGTACCGCAACCTGCGGCGGGTGATCGACCAGCTCGACCAGCGTCGGGCACAGGTGCTGGTGGAGAGCCTGATCGTGGAGGTCAACCAGACCGATGCCGCTGAACTGGGCGTGCAATGGATGCTGGGCAACGGCCGCACGTTCGGTGGCACCCATTTCGGCGGCACCACCGGTGGTAGTGGCATCAGCACCACTGCGCGCACCACGCTGGATGTACTGCCGAAGGACGGCCTCAACATCGGCGTGATCGACGGCACCATCAACCTGCCGGGCGTCGGCCAGATCCTCAACATGAAAGCGCTGGCCAATGCCCTGCAGAGCAAAGGCGGCGCCAACATCCTTTCCACGCCGAACCTGATGACGCTGGACAACGAGGCGGCCAGCATCATGGTCGGGCAGACCGTGCCCTTCGTCAGTGGCCGCTATGTGACCGACGGTGGCGGTGGCAGCAACAACCCGTTCCAGACCATCGAACGCGAGGACGTGGGCCTGAAGCTGCGGGTGCGCCCGCAGATTTCCGAGGGTGGCACGGTGAAGCTGGACATCTACCAGGAAGTCAGCAGCATCGATGCGCAGAGCTCGGGCAGCGCCGGCATCATCACCAACAAGCGGGCGCTGGATACCAGCGTGCTGCTCGATGACGGCCAGATCATGGTGCTGGGTGGCCTGCTGGAAGACAGCGTCAGTCATGGCCGCGATGCTGTTCCGGGGCTGGGTAAGATTCCGGTGCTGGGCGCGCTGTTCCGCAGCGACACGCGCAAGCGGGCCAAGACCAACCTGATGGTGTTCCTGCGCCCGCACGTGGTGCGCGACCCGGCCGCCGGACAGCGCCTGACCCGCGACCGCTACGACTACATGCGCAATGCACAGGCCGCTGCGCAGCCGGTACAGAGCTGGGCGTTGCCGGCGCTGTCGGCACCGCAGCTTCCGCCGCAGGACCTGTCGGTGCTTGGCCAGGGCAATGCGCGCGATGGCCAGGGCCAGCCGCCGCAGAACGGCAGCCTTGCGGCGTTGTATCCGGCCAGCGAGGGCAATGTGCAGGTGGTGCAGTTCGCGCAGGGGCTGGATGCGGCGCGTGCGACCCAGGCCGTGGCACAGGTGCGCGCGCTTGGCCTGCAGGCCTATGCCGAGACCACGCCGGGCGAAACGGGACAGCGTCTGCGGGTGCGGGTCACGCGCGACCCGGCCACGCTCGACCCTGCGCTGCAGCAGCTGCGCGGGCTGGGCTACACCCCGGAACTGGTCATCGGGCCATGA
- a CDS encoding DUF4880 domain-containing protein: protein MDAEDQPHRPLDAVERQAHAWVVRLTSGEATAADGRKFRQWCEADPGHRQAFARAKRQWEQVRLAGEQLPAAARQPQAATPVQRWSRRAFLGAAVAAPASLAVVAALHPPLGLWPSVTAMTADFHTGTGERLRIAPTPHLKIELDTQSSLRRRSDALGEGFELVQGQAAIEVAAGARLALFAGPGCLMTDEGAARLDVRNTDGQVRVTCLRGSVRIEHPQGRLQLQAGQQTGYDERLSGVVAEAVAAEVSAWTGGMLVFRRAPLREVVAEINRYRRGKVLLGESALARSPVSGRFRIDDPDAALEQLGQTMSLGLRRFPGGIAVLG, encoded by the coding sequence ATGGACGCTGAAGATCAACCGCACCGCCCGCTCGACGCCGTGGAGCGCCAGGCCCACGCGTGGGTGGTGCGGCTGACCTCGGGCGAGGCCACTGCGGCCGATGGCAGGAAATTCCGCCAATGGTGCGAGGCCGATCCTGGCCATCGGCAGGCCTTTGCCCGCGCGAAGCGGCAATGGGAGCAGGTACGCCTGGCCGGTGAGCAGCTGCCTGCCGCCGCACGACAGCCGCAAGCGGCAACCCCGGTGCAACGCTGGAGCCGGCGCGCATTCCTTGGTGCGGCCGTGGCGGCACCTGCGAGCCTGGCCGTGGTGGCTGCGCTGCACCCGCCGTTGGGGCTGTGGCCTTCGGTGACGGCGATGACCGCCGATTTCCACACCGGTACCGGCGAGCGGCTGCGGATTGCACCGACACCGCACCTGAAGATCGAACTGGATACGCAGAGCAGCCTGCGCCGACGCAGTGACGCGCTGGGTGAGGGCTTCGAGCTGGTGCAGGGGCAGGCGGCGATCGAGGTCGCGGCGGGGGCGCGTCTGGCGCTGTTCGCCGGCCCGGGTTGCCTGATGACCGACGAGGGTGCGGCACGCCTGGATGTGCGTAACACCGATGGCCAGGTACGCGTGACCTGCCTGCGCGGCAGCGTTCGCATCGAGCATCCGCAAGGTCGCCTGCAACTGCAGGCTGGCCAGCAGACGGGGTATGACGAGCGCCTCAGCGGCGTGGTGGCCGAAGCCGTGGCGGCCGAAGTCAGCGCCTGGACCGGAGGCATGCTGGTGTTCCGCCGCGCGCCGCTGCGTGAGGTGGTGGCCGAGATCAATCGCTACCGGCGCGGCAAGGTGCTGCTGGGTGAATCTGCACTGGCGCGGTCGCCGGTCAGCGGTCGCTTCCGCATCGATGATCCGGATGCTGCGCTGGAACAGCTCGGGCAGACGATGTCGCTCGGCCTGCGTCGCTTTCCCGGTGGAATTGCCGTCTTGGGGTAA
- the gspE gene encoding type II secretion system ATPase GspE: protein MPVPLPLLPYAWVRSHGVMLAEAGGAPVLLGTAETAAWAVAELRRRHGPVPFQVLDAAVWQQRLGEQYRDGGDAAAVVGAAESEVDLDRLMQDMPEVTDLLDAQDDAPVIRMINALLAQAARDGASDLHIEPFETHSVVRYRVDGTLRDMVQPRRALHAALVSRIKIMAHLDIAEKRLPQDGRIAIRVGGRPLDIRVSTVPTGHGERAVLRLLEKDAGRLQLQRLGMADDTLATFTGLIRQPHGIVLVTGPTGSGKTTSLYAALGQLDSSTSNILTVEDPVEYDFAGIGQIQVNARIGMSFGTALRAILRQDPDTIMIGEIRDLETAQIAVQSSLTGHGVLASLHTNDAISAVTRLADMGVEPFLLASSLRGVLAQRLVRRLCLQCRRAELDTEGRTVWRAVGCSACANSGYRGRTGIHELFVVDERVRALIHEGQGEPALREAARRAGMRTLRQDGQRWVESGVTTLEEILRVTGDD, encoded by the coding sequence ATGCCCGTGCCGTTGCCATTGCTGCCGTACGCCTGGGTGCGCAGCCACGGGGTGATGCTGGCCGAAGCAGGCGGCGCGCCGGTACTGCTGGGGACCGCCGAGACCGCCGCCTGGGCAGTGGCCGAGCTGCGCCGCCGGCACGGGCCAGTACCGTTCCAGGTGCTGGATGCGGCGGTCTGGCAGCAGCGGTTGGGCGAACAGTATCGTGACGGTGGCGATGCCGCAGCGGTGGTCGGCGCGGCCGAAAGTGAAGTCGATCTCGACCGGCTGATGCAGGACATGCCCGAGGTGACCGATCTGCTGGATGCGCAGGACGACGCGCCGGTGATCCGCATGATCAACGCGCTGCTGGCGCAGGCCGCGCGTGATGGTGCCAGCGACCTGCACATCGAACCCTTCGAAACGCATTCGGTGGTGCGCTATCGCGTCGACGGCACCCTGCGTGACATGGTACAGCCACGGCGTGCACTGCATGCGGCGCTGGTATCGCGCATCAAGATCATGGCCCACCTGGATATCGCGGAGAAGCGCCTGCCGCAGGATGGGCGCATCGCCATCCGCGTGGGTGGCAGACCGCTGGACATCCGTGTGTCCACGGTGCCGACCGGACATGGCGAGCGCGCGGTGCTGCGCCTGCTGGAAAAGGACGCCGGGCGACTGCAGCTGCAGCGGCTGGGCATGGCCGACGACACCCTGGCCACCTTCACCGGGTTGATCCGCCAGCCGCACGGCATCGTGCTGGTCACCGGGCCTACCGGCAGTGGCAAGACCACATCACTGTATGCGGCACTGGGGCAGCTCGACAGCAGCACCAGCAACATCCTCACGGTGGAAGATCCGGTGGAGTACGACTTCGCCGGCATCGGCCAGATCCAGGTCAACGCGCGCATCGGCATGAGCTTCGGCACGGCATTGCGCGCAATTCTGCGCCAGGATCCGGACACCATCATGATCGGTGAGATCCGTGACCTGGAAACGGCGCAGATCGCGGTGCAGTCGTCGTTGACCGGTCACGGCGTGCTGGCATCGCTGCATACCAACGATGCGATTTCGGCGGTGACCCGACTGGCGGACATGGGCGTGGAACCTTTCCTGCTGGCCTCATCGTTGCGTGGCGTGCTGGCGCAGCGGCTGGTGCGCAGGCTGTGCCTGCAGTGTCGGCGTGCCGAACTCGATACCGAGGGCCGCACCGTGTGGCGCGCGGTAGGCTGCTCCGCCTGCGCGAACAGCGGCTACCGTGGGCGCACCGGCATCCATGAGCTGTTCGTGGTGGATGAGCGCGTGCGTGCGTTGATCCATGAAGGGCAGGGCGAACCGGCGCTGCGCGAGGCCGCGCGGCGTGCCGGCATGCGCACCCTGCGCCAGGACGGGCAGCGCTGGGTCGAGAGCGGGGTGACCACGCTGGAGGAGATCCTGCGCGTGACCGGTGACGACTGA
- the gspF gene encoding type II secretion system inner membrane protein GspF: MALFDYQAANAQGRIEKGQLDADNARGVRQQLRGRGLTPVQVSAARNAGSGWGTRRLSASELAWATRQLASLLAASLPLESALSAVIEQAERPHVAQALTAVRADVRAGQRLTVALAARPRDFPAIYRALVGAGEDSGDLARVMERLADYIEERNALQAKVLTAFIYPAAISLVSVAIVIFLLSYVVPQVVTAFVQARQTLPMLTQVMLAASAFVRAWGAWTGLGIGALVVGWRLALRRPDLRLRWDSLLLRVPMVGRFVLGVNSARFASTLAILLDSGVPLLRALDAARQTLGNALLARCADDVAARVREGTSLGAALKVQKVYPPILVHLVASGEKTGSLAPLLDRAAQTISREIERRAMALTALLEPTMILVMGGVVLTIVLAVLMPIMEMNQLVQ; the protein is encoded by the coding sequence ATGGCACTGTTCGACTACCAGGCCGCCAACGCACAGGGGCGCATCGAGAAGGGACAGCTGGACGCCGACAACGCGCGCGGCGTGCGCCAGCAACTGCGTGGGCGTGGGCTGACACCGGTACAGGTGTCAGCCGCACGCAATGCCGGCAGTGGCTGGGGCACGCGCAGACTATCGGCCAGCGAACTGGCCTGGGCCACGCGGCAACTGGCCAGCCTGCTGGCCGCCAGCCTGCCGCTGGAAAGCGCATTGAGCGCGGTGATCGAACAGGCCGAACGCCCGCACGTTGCGCAGGCACTCACGGCGGTGCGTGCCGATGTGCGCGCCGGCCAGCGGTTGACCGTAGCGCTGGCGGCGCGGCCGCGCGACTTTCCCGCGATCTATCGTGCGTTGGTCGGTGCCGGCGAGGATTCCGGCGACCTGGCACGGGTGATGGAGCGCCTGGCCGACTACATCGAAGAGCGCAACGCGTTGCAGGCGAAGGTGCTGACGGCGTTCATCTACCCGGCAGCGATCAGCCTGGTGTCGGTGGCGATCGTGATCTTCCTGCTCAGCTACGTGGTGCCCCAGGTAGTGACGGCATTCGTGCAGGCGCGGCAGACGCTGCCGATGCTGACCCAGGTGATGCTGGCCGCCAGTGCGTTCGTACGCGCATGGGGCGCATGGACGGGATTGGGCATCGGCGCGCTGGTGGTGGGTTGGCGGTTGGCACTGCGGCGGCCGGATCTTCGCCTGCGCTGGGACAGCCTGTTGTTGCGCGTGCCGATGGTGGGCCGTTTCGTGCTGGGCGTGAACAGTGCTCGCTTCGCATCGACACTGGCGATCCTGCTGGATTCCGGCGTGCCCTTGCTGCGCGCGCTGGACGCCGCACGACAGACACTGGGCAACGCGCTGCTGGCGCGCTGTGCCGACGATGTGGCCGCACGCGTGCGCGAAGGTACTTCGCTTGGCGCTGCGCTGAAGGTGCAGAAAGTGTATCCGCCGATCCTGGTGCACCTGGTGGCCAGTGGCGAGAAGACCGGCTCATTGGCACCGTTGCTCGACCGCGCTGCACAGACCATCTCGCGCGAGATCGAACGCCGCGCGATGGCACTCACTGCATTGCTGGAGCCAACGATGATCCTGGTGATGGGGGGCGTGGTGCTGACCATCGTGCTGGCCGTGCTGATGCCGATCATGGAAATGAACCAGCTGGTGCAATGA
- the gspG gene encoding type II secretion system major pseudopilin GspG — MATQMGGRRARQQGFSLIEIMVVVVIIGILAALIVPRLMDRPDQARVVAARQDIAALMQAMKLYRLDNGRYPSAEQGLQALVKPPQGSGAMPVTPYLDRLPDDPWGHPYQYQNPGTHGDIDVFSLGADSKPGGEAGNADIGSWQL, encoded by the coding sequence ATGGCAACGCAGATGGGTGGTCGCAGGGCTCGGCAGCAGGGCTTCAGCCTGATCGAGATCATGGTGGTGGTGGTCATCATCGGCATTCTGGCCGCACTGATCGTGCCCCGGTTGATGGATCGCCCCGACCAGGCCCGCGTGGTGGCCGCGCGCCAGGACATCGCCGCGCTGATGCAGGCCATGAAGCTGTACCGGCTGGACAATGGGCGTTATCCCAGCGCCGAGCAGGGCTTGCAGGCGCTGGTGAAACCGCCGCAGGGGAGCGGCGCGATGCCGGTAACGCCCTACCTCGACCGCCTGCCGGATGACCCGTGGGGGCACCCGTACCAGTACCAGAACCCCGGCACGCACGGCGATATCGATGTGTTCTCACTGGGGGCCGACAGCAAGCCCGGCGGTGAGGCCGGCAACGCAGACATCGGCTCCTGGCAGTTGTGA
- the gspK gene encoding type II secretion system minor pseudopilin GspK, whose amino-acid sequence MAVIVAMLVVALVAVIATALLTRQAAQLRVVRSDQLRMQVRMAVDATLERAAQQLREDAREQLTTVGSGRWAQPVQLQVPLPAHLQLVDAQSKFNLRTLLADGQPAAEALRAFTTLCAGQGLSRAACASAATQIQSRLRDGERQARAPLPRESLIEQVLAGADPLAVQALARHTVVLPAQTLVNANTSDIAVLQAIAPGVDAGRLQALLGERDRGHWLLNRGDIANRLQLSNEQMALMPLGIHSEWFLAVGQVEADGASVDFRALIWREYRDDSVRVQRVWTRIGA is encoded by the coding sequence ATGGCGGTGATCGTGGCGATGCTGGTGGTGGCGCTGGTGGCGGTGATCGCCACGGCGCTGCTGACCCGTCAGGCGGCGCAGCTGCGTGTGGTACGCAGCGATCAGCTGCGCATGCAGGTGCGTATGGCGGTGGACGCCACCCTGGAGCGCGCGGCGCAGCAGTTGCGCGAGGATGCGCGCGAGCAGTTGACCACTGTTGGCAGCGGACGCTGGGCGCAGCCGGTGCAGCTGCAGGTGCCACTGCCGGCGCACCTGCAGCTGGTGGACGCGCAGTCGAAGTTCAACCTGCGAACGCTGCTGGCCGACGGCCAACCTGCAGCGGAGGCACTGCGTGCGTTCACCACCCTGTGTGCCGGGCAGGGGCTGTCTCGCGCCGCCTGTGCCAGCGCCGCAACACAGATCCAGTCGCGCCTGCGCGATGGCGAGCGGCAGGCGCGTGCGCCGTTGCCGCGTGAGTCGCTGATCGAACAGGTGCTGGCCGGCGCCGATCCGCTGGCGGTACAGGCATTGGCACGGCACACGGTGGTGCTGCCTGCGCAGACCCTGGTCAACGCCAATACAAGTGATATCGCCGTACTGCAGGCGATTGCACCCGGAGTGGATGCCGGGCGCCTGCAGGCGCTGCTGGGCGAGCGCGATCGTGGCCACTGGCTGCTCAATCGCGGTGACATCGCCAATCGGCTGCAGCTGAGCAATGAGCAGATGGCGTTGATGCCGCTCGGTATCCACAGCGAGTGGTTCCTGGCGGTAGGCCAGGTGGAGGCCGACGGCGCATCGGTTGATTTCCGCGCATTGATCTGGCGCGAGTACCGCGATGACAGCGTGCGTGTGCAACGGGTATGGACAAGGATCGGTGCATGA
- a CDS encoding substrate-binding domain-containing protein codes for MTKYKTLAALVATALLATAGAASAQTAVTGGGASLPADLYKGQTDSILPANFSYAVTGSGTGKKAFLENNSALFSATGTVHFAGSDSVLSGTELSTYNSTYNVAGDVNRYGALVQIPSVATSVTIPFNKAGSAVDLSVTQICGIFSGKITNWSSIDSARTGTIQVVYRGESSGTSELLARFLTSACQPADVSGTTLKLTNGVPAFSVQSTFTNLFTTVPSNFVAAPATGGTSVYNAVYAADGRIGYVGPDVIPSLTDATKVAKVKGFSPDEVSVQATLETAAPPTGTAAENPANWVPVFGNPSAGYPIAGYTNFVFGQCYKNATVGANVRGFLTRHYGSVVVAGVEQGPNDAAIRAHKFIPLTKAWRDAVRTRFATATNAGAVNNPSTCAGIGRPL; via the coding sequence ATGACCAAGTACAAGACTCTGGCCGCGCTGGTTGCCACCGCGCTGCTCGCCACTGCCGGTGCCGCTTCGGCCCAGACCGCAGTCACCGGCGGCGGCGCCTCGCTGCCGGCCGACCTCTACAAGGGCCAGACCGACAGCATCCTGCCGGCCAACTTCAGCTACGCTGTGACCGGTTCGGGCACCGGCAAGAAGGCCTTCCTGGAAAACAACTCGGCGCTGTTCTCGGCTACCGGCACCGTGCATTTCGCTGGCAGCGACTCGGTGTTGAGCGGCACCGAGCTGAGCACCTACAACAGCACCTATAACGTGGCCGGTGACGTCAACCGCTATGGCGCCCTGGTGCAGATCCCGTCGGTGGCCACCTCGGTCACGATTCCGTTCAACAAGGCCGGTTCGGCGGTTGATCTTTCGGTCACCCAGATCTGCGGCATCTTCTCAGGCAAGATCACCAACTGGTCGAGCATCGACAGCGCCCGTACCGGCACCATCCAGGTGGTCTACCGCGGCGAGAGCAGCGGCACCAGCGAACTGCTGGCCCGCTTCCTGACCAGCGCCTGCCAGCCGGCCGACGTTTCCGGCACCACGCTGAAGCTGACCAACGGCGTGCCGGCCTTCTCGGTGCAGTCGACCTTCACCAACCTGTTCACCACGGTTCCGTCGAACTTCGTCGCTGCCCCGGCCACCGGCGGTACCTCGGTGTACAACGCCGTGTACGCTGCCGATGGCCGTATCGGCTACGTCGGCCCGGACGTGATCCCGAGCCTGACCGACGCCACCAAGGTCGCCAAGGTCAAGGGCTTCTCGCCGGATGAAGTGAGCGTGCAAGCGACCCTGGAAACTGCTGCTCCGCCGACCGGTACCGCCGCTGAGAATCCGGCCAACTGGGTGCCGGTGTTCGGCAACCCGAGCGCGGGCTACCCGATCGCTGGCTACACCAACTTCGTGTTCGGCCAGTGCTACAAGAACGCCACTGTCGGCGCCAACGTGCGTGGCTTCCTGACCCGCCATTACGGCAGTGTCGTGGTCGCCGGCGTCGAGCAGGGCCCGAACGATGCCGCGATCCGCGCGCACAAGTTCATCCCGCTGACCAAGGCCTGGCGTGATGCGGTCCGCACCCGCTTCGCGACCGCTACCAATGCCGGTGCCGTGAACAACCCGAGCACCTGCGCGGGCATCGGCCGTCCGCTGTAA
- the gspL gene encoding type II secretion system protein GspL, whose protein sequence is MSTQLRMRLSALDRLDGDGAVEWAQLHKNRVLATGSDSLSTLGQRFPQAMVHASLDPQDLILLELQLPPLSGRRLQAALQGEVEAMLLDDLQEVALGHGTQAADGTVAVAWLGLQAIARVQQQLQDCGLQLHALHPTPLLLPWSAGQATLQVCGEHVLVRCGRDRGFVQWCSGRDLASVMQMLAVRLQQAGVQAVQWIDAVPAAWAERLPASVLAQALQSSGPLPGWSLPLPAMGAGAPRLAIGLALAATVLAALGLQLQVSRWHGEAEALRQDMTQQFSTHFPEIHEVVDPVLQARRALAVPAAPRTLPAVQQQVASVLQAIPELAGQIRSLRYQPGQLEMELDADAQALAEDAQRLARWQQATQAQGLQLAREAGGRLRISSGAAP, encoded by the coding sequence ATGAGCACGCAGCTGAGAATGCGCCTGTCGGCGCTGGATCGATTGGATGGGGACGGCGCGGTCGAGTGGGCGCAGCTGCACAAGAACCGCGTGCTTGCCACGGGCAGTGACTCTCTGTCGACGCTGGGCCAGCGCTTTCCGCAGGCGATGGTGCATGCGAGCCTGGACCCGCAGGACCTGATCCTGCTGGAGCTGCAGCTGCCGCCGCTGTCCGGGCGACGCCTGCAGGCCGCTCTGCAGGGCGAAGTGGAAGCGATGCTGCTGGATGATCTGCAGGAGGTAGCGTTGGGCCATGGCACGCAGGCAGCCGATGGCACGGTGGCGGTGGCGTGGCTTGGCCTGCAGGCGATTGCTCGGGTGCAACAGCAGTTGCAGGACTGTGGGCTGCAGTTGCACGCGCTGCATCCGACGCCCTTGCTGCTGCCGTGGTCGGCCGGGCAGGCCACCTTGCAGGTATGTGGCGAGCACGTACTGGTTCGCTGCGGTCGTGATCGTGGCTTCGTCCAGTGGTGCAGCGGGCGCGACCTTGCCTCGGTGATGCAGATGCTGGCCGTGCGCTTGCAGCAGGCCGGGGTGCAGGCGGTTCAGTGGATCGATGCCGTACCGGCTGCCTGGGCCGAGCGCCTGCCAGCCAGCGTGCTGGCGCAGGCGCTGCAATCCAGCGGTCCGCTGCCTGGCTGGTCGCTGCCGTTGCCGGCCATGGGTGCAGGCGCGCCGCGGCTGGCCATCGGTCTTGCGTTGGCGGCGACGGTGCTGGCTGCGCTGGGTCTGCAACTGCAGGTATCGCGCTGGCATGGCGAGGCTGAAGCCTTGCGGCAGGACATGACGCAACAGTTCAGCACGCACTTCCCCGAGATCCACGAAGTGGTCGATCCGGTGCTGCAGGCGCGGCGTGCCCTGGCAGTGCCGGCAGCGCCACGGACGCTTCCTGCCGTGCAGCAGCAGGTTGCCAGCGTGCTGCAGGCCATCCCTGAGCTGGCTGGCCAGATTCGCAGCCTGCGCTATCAGCCGGGTCAGCTGGAGATGGAGCTGGATGCCGACGCGCAGGCGTTGGCCGAGGACGCGCAACGGCTGGCGCGCTGGCAACAGGCGACGCAGGCACAGGGGCTGCAGCTTGCGCGCGAAGCCGGTGGCCGGTTGCGGATAAGCAGCGGGGCTGCGCCGTGA
- the gspM gene encoding type II secretion system protein GspM: MTAAGLRPAASLNGLQQRWQRLAARERAMLLLMSAAVVAAALWLGWLQPLLKQRSHWQAELPRLQAQSAALAPLLRAREQQQQAQGQRPTLAGLRQQITAAGLAGSLHIETRDGRWHLQVRSVPADALWNWLLPLLADPAIELQQLQLQRTGDANMPAARISGNIVMAANGGGHP, translated from the coding sequence GTGACCGCAGCCGGGTTGCGCCCAGCGGCCTCTCTGAATGGGCTGCAGCAGCGTTGGCAGCGATTGGCGGCGCGCGAGCGCGCGATGCTGCTGTTGATGTCTGCAGCGGTAGTGGCGGCTGCACTGTGGCTGGGCTGGCTGCAGCCGCTGCTGAAACAGCGCAGCCATTGGCAGGCTGAACTGCCACGACTGCAGGCGCAGTCGGCGGCACTTGCGCCGCTGCTGCGCGCCCGTGAACAACAGCAGCAGGCGCAGGGCCAGCGGCCGACGCTTGCCGGGCTGCGCCAACAGATCACCGCGGCCGGCCTGGCCGGCAGCCTGCATATCGAAACACGTGACGGGCGCTGGCACCTGCAGGTGCGCAGTGTGCCCGCCGATGCGCTCTGGAACTGGCTGCTGCCCTTGCTGGCCGACCCGGCCATCGAACTGCAGCAACTGCAACTGCAACGCACAGGGGACGCGAACATGCCGGCGGCACGGATTTCCGGAAACATCGTGATGGCCGCCAATGGCGGTGGCCATCCATGA